Proteins encoded within one genomic window of Haematobia irritans isolate KBUSLIRL chromosome 5, ASM5000362v1, whole genome shotgun sequence:
- the LOC142239818 gene encoding uncharacterized protein LOC142239818, which translates to MELNDQLARFWEIEDVPKVCTMSEEDRRCEELYLRTTYRNDNGRYVVSLPFKREYSKDLQLGLSRNNAISQFKRNESRLMRNPELKIQYDRVLQEYADLGHMTMIDGNKVNSSNSVYYLPHHAVFKLDSATTKLRVVFNASSPTSNGVSLNNVLDTEPVLQANLIVLILRWRLFRFVFNADIEKMYRQILIHPDQASYQRIVFRLAPDDVIRDFELNTVTFGVNCAPYLAIRTLLKLADDVEGEFPTAAEIIGSQMYVDDILDDAIKSCDELIEVLGSAGFNLRKWTSNVQGLLLDLPPEYLLDNDFLNISNESTAKTLGLRWNAGKVVFFFKLVSAPARSSVTKRAVLSEIAKLFDPAGWLAPKIIVAKTIMQQIWKDKTDWDECLKPMTLNRWFAFLDDYSEIERIEIPPMGWFQPRP; encoded by the coding sequence ATGGAGTTGAATGATCAACTTGCTAGGTTTTGGGAAATCGAAGATGTACCGAAAGTATGCACTATGTCAGAAGAGGATAGACGGTGTGAGGAATTATACCTACGAACGACTTATCGTAATGATAATGGTCGGTATGTTGTTTCACTGCCTTTTAAGCGTGAATACTCCAAAGATTTGCAACTTGGTTTGTCCCGGAATAATGCCATTTCTCAATTTAAGCGAAATGAGTCGCGGTTAATGAGAAATCCCGAGCTGAAGATTCAGTATGACAGGGTGCTACAAGAGTACGCTGATTTGGGACATATGACCATGATTGATGGGAATAAGGTAAATTCTTCTAATTCCGTGTATTATTTACCCCATCACGCTGTTTTCAAGCTTGACAGTGCCACCACTAAATTACGTGTGGTGTTTAATGCTTCCAGTCCCACTTCTAATGGCGTTAGTCTTAATAACGTATTGGATACTGAACCCGTTCTACAAGCAAATCTAATTGTTTTGATTCTCCGATGGAGATTATTTAGATTTGTCTTCAATGCTGACATCGAGAAGATGTATAGACAAATTCTGATTCACCCCGATCAAGCGTCATATCAGCGAATTGTTTTCCGTTTAGCCCCTGATGATGTGATTCGAGATTTCGAATTGAACACGGTCACATTTGGTGTGAACTGTGCCCCATATTTAGCTATTCGGACCCTACTTAAACTGGCTGATGACGTTGAGGGTGAGTTCCCGACTGCTGCGGAGATAATAGGTTCGCAGATGTATGTCGATGACATTTTAGATGATGCCATAAAGAGCTGTGATGAACTTATAGAAGTTCTAGGTTCTGCTGGGTTTAATCTACGAAAATGGACTTCTAATGTGCAAGGCCTTTTGTTAGATTTACCCCCCGAATATTTATTGGATAatgattttttgaatatttccaaTGAGAGTACCGCCAAGACTCTGGGTTTACGTTGGAACGCTGGAaaagttgttttctttttcaagttggtTTCAGCCCCTGCTAGATCTTCCGTCACCAAACGAGCTGTTTTGTCTGAGATTGCTAAATTGTTTGATCCAGCAGGTTGGCTGGCCCCTAAGATAATAGTTGCTAAGACtataatgcaacaaatttggAAGGACAAAACAGATTGGGACGAATGTTTGAAACCCATGACTCTGAATAGATGGTTTGCGTTTTTGGACGACTATAGTGAAATCGAACGGATAGAGATCCCCCCGATGGGTTGGTTTCAACCCAGACCATGA
- the LOC142239821 gene encoding uncharacterized protein LOC142239821 yields the protein MVETIRSELSLPEIETFYWTDSKIVLSWLQKPPCHWPTFVANRVANISTKIASGGSSARDLLTNNLWWKGPAWLCRPRSEWPKSTFRIMTNLETKPIRVNLNQLSPPEDILARFSDVSRALRVLAYVFRFFNRIHPKFKSTQTHSSFNLEQGEINFVKGRLVVLCQRRHFPEYVALENNAQLSRKTPLLNFNPFIDSVGFMRMNGRLARCPTLTYDERFPKILPYDARFTKLYLEYIHRNTVHGENSLMLRLMRLEFWVPRLKNLVRTIIHNCRACVLFRKKTVDQIMAALPPLFTRLHALESTLQAPLILRPTLVEVAVSLKDMCLCLPALRLRQFIWKRQIICRLIVHPVFFPKRLSF from the exons ATGGTTGAGACTATACGCTCCGAGCTGAGTCTCCCAGAAATTGAGACATTCTATTGGACTGATTCGAAAATAGTTTTGTCGTGGCTTCAGAAGCCCCCGTGCCACTGGCCTACGTTTGTTGCTAATCGAGTAGCTAACATCTCTACTAAGATCG CCTCGGGAGGTTCGTCAGCGCGCGATCTTCTAACGAATAACCTATGGTGGAAAGGTCCAGCTTGGTTATGTCGCCCTCGCTCCGAATGGCCAAAATCTACGTTTAGAATCATGACGAATCTTGAGACTAAACCGATTCGAGTCAATTTGAACCAATTATCCCCTCCTGAAGATATTTTGGCCCGTTTCTCTGATGTATCCAGAGCCCTGAGAGTTTTGGCATATGTATTCAGATTCTTTAATCGAATACACCCGAAGTTTAAATCGACACAGACGCATTCATCCTTCAATTTGGAACAGGGTGAGATCAACTTTGTGAAAGGTCGTCTTGTTGTCCTCTGCCAACGTCGACATTTCCCTGAATATGTGGCGCTGGAGAACAATGCACAGTTATCTCGAAAGACTCCTCTGTTGAATTTCAATCCGTTTATAGATTCTGTTGGATTTATGAGGATGAATGGTAGACTTGCGCGTTGCCCTACTCTCACCTATGACGAGAGATTCCCCAAAATTCTACCCTATGATGCCCGGTTTACCAAATTGTACCTGGAGTATATTCACAGGAATACGGTACATGGTGAAAATTCATTAATGTTGAGATTGATGAGATTAGAATTTTGGGTTCCCAGACTGAAGAATCTCGTCAGAACAATCATCCATAATTGCCGTGCATGCGTATTGTTTCGGAAGAAAACTGTCGACCAAATTATGGCCGCTCTTCCCCCGCTCTTCACCCGTTTACATGCACTGGAGTCGACTTTGCAGGCCCCTTTGATATTAAGACCTACATTGGTAGAGGTTGCCGTATCACTAAAGGATATGTGCTTGTGTTTGCCTGCTTTGCGACTAAGGCAATTCATTTGGAAGCGACAAATAATATGTCGACTGATTGTTCACCCGGTTTTTTTTCCGAAGAGGTTGTCCTTCTAA
- the LOC142239823 gene encoding uncharacterized protein LOC142239823 — MQKTEGEARDIIKTCPITNEGSQMAWQNLVDRYENKSVLVNAQLKVLFNLAPVLKESGPSIKQLQRTMSDSIPNLSLLGIDTKNWDVIFVFICSTRLPEVTLRHWEQSQGSSYDLPKWETMDKFLTARYQTLESVFDIKGAHNISTSGPDYVKKPTSPKRKSSTNSNGNRSFKSFATTVPSNPQQKCPLCSESHPLRLCEEFLRMSVNNRLGTVKRLKCCTNCLASSHTFSNCKSSNICFFCKQRHHSHLHRRESSTQVSRDSGTRPGMIRDMENPARSASDDVPSTSEAARSLQTFATAMETSQFSTVLLGTTVVDLCCHGVKCSARALIDPASQATFISRKLQKKLSLPIFPVTSANIVGLNGTISAKSTNVCRISQCSPIDPTFELSTDAYVVDKLTGRLPTYSLSQLLDVNLPEITMCDLKCSHMDLLLGGDIYSRIMHTDAHKHPNGDLIAQK; from the coding sequence ATGCAAAAGACGGAAGGTGAAGCCCGTGATATTATAAAGACATGTCCGATTACTAATGAGGGTTCTCAGATGGCTTGGCAAAATTTAGTCGACCGTTATGAGAACAAAAGCGTTCTTGTAAACGCCCAACTCAAGGTTTTATTCAATCTTGCACCCGTTTTAAAAGAATCTGGTCCCTCTATTAAGCAATTGCAGCGTACTATGAGCGACAGCATACCTAATTTGTCTCTTTTGGGCATTGATACGAAGAATTGGGACgttatatttgttttcatatgttccacCCGTCTTCCTGAAGTTACCCTAAGACATTGGGAGCAATCTCAAGGGTCGAGTTATGACCTACCTAAATGGGAAACAATGGATAAGTTTTTAACTGCTCGGTATCAGACCCTTGAGTCCGTCTTTGACATTAAAGGCGCCCATAATATTTCGACATCTGGTCCAGATTATGTTAAAAAACCTACTAGCCCAAAGCGAAAGTCAAGTACTAATAGTAATGGTAACAGAAGTTTTAAGAGCTTCGCTACGACTGTACCATCTAATCCTCAGCAGAAATGTCCTCTTTGTTCCGAATCGCATCCCCTTCGATTGTGCGAGGAATTTCTTCGAATGTCGGTTAACAATCGATTGGGAACCGTCAAACGACTCAAATGTTGCACAAATTGTCTAGCATCGTCGCACACTTTTAGCAATTGTAAGAGCTCGAATATATGTTTCTTCTGCAAACAAAGACATCATTCTCACTTGCATAGAAGGGAATCTTCAACACAAGTAAGTCGAGATTCTGGCACACGACCTGGAATGATCCGCGATATGGAAAATCCAGCCAGATCAGCTTCTGACGATGTTCCTTCTACATCAGAGGCTGCCCGTTCGTTGCAAACTTTTGCAACTGCTATGGAAACATCACAGTTTTCTACAGTTCTTTTGGGAACTACTGTGGTAGATTTGTGTTGTCATGGCGTAAAGTGCTCGGCTAGAGCATTGATCGATCCTGCCTCGCAAGCAACTTTCATTTCCCGAAAGTTGCAAAAGAAACTTTCTTTGCCGATATTCCCAGTTACTTCTGCGAATATTGTTGGCCTAAACGGCACGATATCGGCGAAGTCTACTAATGTTTGTAGGATCTCACAGTGCTCCCCTATTGACCCAACTTTTGAGCTGTCGACAGATGCGTATGTTGTTGACAAATTGACTGGTCGTTTGCCAACTTATTCATTGTCACAACTATTAGATGTGAACTTGCCGGAGATCACGATGTGTGATCTAAAATGTTCTCATATGGACCTTTTACTGGGTGGTGACATATATTCGCGGATAATGCATACTGATGCTCATAAGCACCCTAATGGTGATCTTATTGCCCAGAAATAA
- the LOC142239822 gene encoding uncharacterized protein LOC142239822: protein MELNDQLARFWEIEDVPKVCTMSEEDRRCEELYLRTTYRNDSGRYVVSLPFKREYSKDLQLGLSRNNAISQFKRNESRLMRNPELKIQYDRVLQEYADLGHMTMIDGNKVNSSNSVYYLPHHAVFKLDSATTKLRVVFNASSPTSNGVSLNNVLDTEPVLQANLIVLILRWRLFRFVFNADIEKMYRQILIHPDQASYQRIVFRLAPDDVIRDFELNTVTFGVNCAPYLAIRTLLKLADDVEGEFPTAAEIIGSQMYVDDILDDAIKSCDELIEVLGSAGFNLRKWTSNSTAKTLGLRWNAGKVVFFFKLVSAPARSSVTKRAVLSEIAKLFDPAGWLAPKIIVAKTIMQQIWKDKTDWDECLKPMTLNRWFAFLDDYSEIERIEIPRWVGFNPDHEVQLHAFCDASEKAYAASLYVRIKNAPGDYVTHLLAARTKVAPIKVESLSR, encoded by the exons ATGGAGTTGAATGATCAACTTGCTAGGTTTTGGGAAATCGAAGATGTACCGAAAGTATGCACTATGTCAGAAGAGGATAGACGGTGTGAGGAATTATACCTACGAACGACTTATCGTAATGATAGTGGTCGGTATGTTGTTTCACTGCCTTTTAAGCGTGAATACTCCAAAGATTTGCAACTTGGTTTGTCCCGGAATAATGCCATTTCTCAATTTAAGCGAAATGAGTCGCGGTTAATGAGAAATCCCGAGCTGAAGATTCAGTATGACAGGGTGCTACAAGAGTACGCTGATTTGGGACATATGACCATGATTGATGGGAATAAGGTAAATTCTTCTAATTCCGTGTATTATTTACCCCATCACGCTGTTTTCAAGCTTGACAGTGCCACCACTAAATTACGTGTGGTGTTTAATGCTTCCAGTCCCACTTCTAATGGCGTTAGTCTTAATAACGTATTGGATACTGAACCCGTTCTACAAGCAAATCTAATTGTTTTGATTCTCCGATGGAGATTATTTAGATTTGTCTTCAATGCTGACATCGAGAAGATGTATAGACAAATTCTGATTCACCCCGATCAAGCGTCATATCAGCGAATTGTTTTCCGTTTAGCCCCTGATGATGTGATTCGAGATTTCGAATTGAACACGGTCACATTTGGTGTGAACTGTGCCCCATATTTAGCTATTCGGACCCTACTTAAACTGGCTGATGACGTTGAGGGTGAGTTCCCGACTGCTGCGGAGATAATAGGTTCGCAGATGTATGTCGATGACATTTTAGATGATGCCATAAAGAGCTGTGATGAACTTATAGAAGTTCTAGGTTCTGCTGGGTTTAATCTACGAAAATGGACTTCTAAT AGTACCGCCAAGACTCTGGGTTTACGTTGGAACGCTGGAaaagttgttttctttttcaagttggtTTCAGCCCCTGCTAGATCTTCCGTCACCAAACGAGCTGTTTTGTCTGAGATTGCTAAATTGTTTGATCCAGCAGGTTGGCTGGCCCCTAAGATAATAGTTGCTAAGACtataatgcaacaaatttggAAGGACAAAACAGATTGGGACGAATGTTTGAAACCCATGACTCTGAATAGATGGTTTGCGTTTTTGGACGACTATAGTGAAATCGAACGGATAGAGATCCCCCGATGGGTTGGTTTCAACCCAGACCATGAAGTTCAGCTTCATGCATTTTGTGATGCTTCTGAGAAAGCATATGCGGCTTCACTATACGTCCGGATTAAAAACGCCCCTGGTGATTATGTCACGCATCTACTCGCAGCACGAACTAAGGTAGCGCCAATCAAGGTTGAATCCTTGTCCCGTTAA
- the LOC142239819 gene encoding uncharacterized protein LOC142239819, with product MRLHYTSGLKTPLLCGATPLADMVETIRSELSLPEIETFYWTDSKIVLSWLQKPPCHWPTFVANRVANISTKIASGGSSARDLLTNKLWWKGPAWLCRPRSEWPKSTFRIMTNLETKPIRVNLNQLSPPEDILARFSDVSRALRVLAYVFRFFNRIHPKFKSTQTHSSFNLEQGEINFVKGRLVVLCQRRHFPEYVALENNAQLSRKTPLLNFNPFIDSVGFMRMNGRLARCPTLTYDERFPKILPYDARFTKLYLEYIHRNTVHGENSLMLRLMRLEFWVPRLKNLVRTIIHNCRACVLFRKKTVDQIMAALPPLFTRLHALESTLQAPLILRPTLVEVAVSLKDMCLCLPALRLRQFIWKRQIICRLIVLLLRSPGFFSEEVVLLRCFLIMGHLL from the exons ATGCGGCTTCACTATACGTCCGGATTAAAAACGCCCCTG CTCTGCGGTGCAACTCCATTGGCTGATATGGTTGAGACTATACGCTCCGAGCTGAGTCTCCCAGAAATTGAGACATTCTATTGGACTGATTCGAAAATAGTTTTGTCGTGGCTTCAGAAGCCCCCGTGCCACTGGCCTACGTTTGTTGCTAATCGAGTAGCTAACATCTCTACTAAGATCG CCTCGGGAGGTTCGTCAGCGCGCGATCTTCTAACGAATAAACTATGGTGGAAAGGTCCAGCTTGGTTATGTCGCCCTCGCTCCGAATGGCCAAAATCTACGTTTAGAATCATGACGAATCTTGAGACTAAACCGATTCGAGTCAATTTGAACCAATTATCCCCTCCTGAAGATATTTTGGCCCGTTTCTCTGATGTATCCAGAGCCCTGAGAGTTTTGGCATATGTATTCAGATTCTTTAATCGAATACACCCGAAGTTTAAATCGACACAGACGCATTCATCCTTCAATTTGGAACAGGGTGAGATCAACTTTGTGAAAGGTCGTCTTGTTGTCCTCTGCCAACGTCGACATTTCCCTGAATATGTGGCGCTGGAGAACAATGCGCAGTTATCTCGAAAGACTCCTCTGTTGAATTTCAATCCGTTTATAGATTCTGTTGGATTTATGAGGATGAATGGTAGACTTGCGCGTTGCCCTACTCTCACCTATGACGAGAGATTCCCCAAAATTCTACCCTATGATGCCCGGTTTACCAAATTGTACCTGGAGTATATTCACAGGAATACGGTACATGGTGAAAATTCATTAATGTTGAGATTGATGAGATTAGAATTTTGGGTTCCCAGACTGAAGAATCTCGTCAGAACAATCATCCATAATTGCCGTGCATGCGTATTGTTTCGGAAGAAAACTGTCGACCAAATTATGGCCGCTCTTCCCCCGCTCTTCACCCGTTTACATGCACTGGAGTCGACTTTGCAGGCCCCTTTGATATTAAGACCTACATTGGTAGAGGTTGCCGTATCACTAAAGGATATGTGCTTGTGTTTGCCTGCTTTGCGACTAAGGCAATTCATTTGGAAGCGACAAATAATATGTCGACTGATTGTTTTATTGCTGCGTTCACCCGGTTTTTTTTCCGAAGAGGTTGTCCTTCTAAGATGTTTTCTGATAATGGGACATCTTTTGTAG